A region from the Poecilia reticulata strain Guanapo linkage group LG12, Guppy_female_1.0+MT, whole genome shotgun sequence genome encodes:
- the exd3 gene encoding exonuclease mut-7 homolog isoform X3, whose product MKLMKTESPTCVCFIPSGLDPLQLSQKFFELWHQNNLQMLHLAAIQGFSKLSEPLEALLTILESCPGKQKGRSHTLGYHILMEFQTWMKEHPQVSLSSLAEDKAVELQRRALGLLTDTQPNFVDTLMNIYQIKTLDPSIQCMHIYKLQALNCYKEAVTLSIKLGFQTELNMEKMLIPLILQDKLPLAESFVKGHRQLEKQLVMLLDSWCHPDFNVEDIRKTFPCLSLSKHYMTQIQPKMLTRHVVRLMEKFKIDQSFCPNALHKRRLDSLRYLVYKTFGDKTMTEENWTDHVQYVVADDLELQVHLVELLVKYSSLQKASQWSLIYNLPKNRLPQGVWEMQQSLPPDLQQICLNDLAQEEEWIPPQSHCQKFYQAPLTKDKVHFVDTLETLQRCQSIVLKESGVVGVDMEWQPTFGCIATQKVALIQLAVLDQVFLLDLCAKGFCHQPGLVGFTRALFSEQNILKLGYGMTGDLKCLSATWPELSEEPLKMEGMLDLLKVHQEIQRGKVNRVQNAPREVLVGEDSSEKGLSLLVQQVLGKPLDKTEQMSNWEKRPLRISQIRYAAADAYCLLDVYSALSSNPASFGLPADLRSITSGQSEKSKDKEKKGKKAAQDPSKEECQGAQRVSPPHSDTLKDLLCGKQPSEDTPPLTPRQLRVVCDNMLQGLGRYLRCLGVDVVMLENTDDHRVAAKLAQDEGRVILTCGQPFQTLRSQVGEGRCLSLDCSEKARDQAIRVLRHFNVQPTPSDIFSRCQACNSDEYVSIPKADMETMLKEKGFLQDHNTSDYMLEKSCQQEELRPDDTLTLSVTPEPPRKSYT is encoded by the exons atgaaactaatgaaaacagaaagccccacatgtgtgtgttttataccTTCAGGGCTTGACCCTTTACAGCTCAGTCAGAAGTTCTTTGAGCTGTGGCACCAAAATAATCTGCAGATG CTACATTTGGCAGCTATCCAAGGATTTTCAAAGCTGTCTGAGCCTCTGGAGGCCTTACTAACAATCCTGGAGAGCTGTCCGGGGAAACAGAAGGGCCGGAGCCACACCCTGGGCTATCACATTCTCATGGAATTCCAGACGTGGATGAAGGAACATCCTCAG GTGAGCCTGAGCTCTCTGGCTGAGGACAAAGCAGTGGAGCTCCAGCGGCGGGCTCTTGGTCTGCTGACAGACACCCAGCCCAACTTTGTAGACACCCTAATGAACATCTACCAGATTAAGACTTTGGATCCTTCCATACAATGTATGCACATTTACAAGCTCCAAGCTTTGAACTGTTATAAAGAG GCGGTAACTCTCAGCATAAAGCTCGGATTTCAGACTGAACTAAATATGGAGAAG ATGCTTATCCCTCTGATTTTACAAGACAAGCTGCCTTTGGCAGAGTCCTTTGTCAAAGGACACAGACAGCTTGAAAAGCAGCTTGTTATGTTACTAGACTCTTGGTGTCACCCGGACTTCAATGTGGAAGACATAAGAAA GACGTTTCCTTGCCTCTCTCTGTCCAAACACTACATGACACAGATTCAACCCAAAATGCTCACCAGACATGTTGTACGGCTCatggaaaaattcaaaattgACCAAA GCTTCTGTCCAAATGCTCTTCACAAGAGGAGATTGGACTCTCTGCGTTACCTTGTGTATAAGACATTTGGAGAC AAAACCATGACAGAGGAGAATTGGACAGACCACGTGCAA TATGTGGTGGCAGATGACCTTGAGCTTCAAGTCCATTTGGTGGAGCTGTTGGTGAAGTACAGCAGTCTTCAGAAAGCTTCACAGTGGTCACTGATATACAATCTCCCTAAAAATCGACTTCCTCAGGGGGTGTGGGAAATGCAGCAGAGTCTGCCACCTGATCTACA acaGATATGTTTGAACGATCTCGCACAAGAGGAGGAGTGGATCCCACCTCAGTCTCACTGCCAGAAGTTCTACCAGGCACCTCTCACCAAAGACAAAGTCCACTTTGTAGATACGCTGGAAACTCTCCAAAGATGTCAAAGCATTGTCCTCAAG GAGAGTGGTGTAGTAGGAGTTGACATGGAGTGGCAGCCTACATTCGGCTGTATCGCTACTCAGAAAGTCGCTCTGATACAACTCGCTGTTCTTGACCAAGTTTTCTTACTAGACCTTTGCGCAAAAGGATTCTGTCACCAGCCTGGTCTAGTTGGTTTCACCAGGGCCTTGTTTTCTGAACAAAATATTCTGAAACTGG GTTATGGTATGACCGGGGATCTCAAGTGTCTCTCTGCCACCTGGCCTGAGTTATCAGAGGAGCCACTGAAGATGGAGGGAATGCTCGATCTTCTTAAAGTACACCAAGAG ATTCAGCGTGGAAAGGTGAATCGGGTTCAAAATGCCCCTAGAGAGGTCCTGGTTGGTGAGGACAGTTCAGAGAAAGGCCTTAGTTTGCTGGTGCAGCAGGTCCTGGGAAAGCCTCTGGACAAGACGGAGCAGATGTCTAACTGGGAGAAGCGTCCACTGCGCATCAGCCAAATTAGATATGCAG CGGCAGATGCCTACTGCTTGCTGGATGTGTACTCGGCTCTCTCCAGCAACCCAGCGAGCTTTGGGCTGCCTGCTGACCTGCGCAGTATCACTTCAGGCCAATCAGAGAAGAGCAAAGACAAGGAGAAAAAGGGCAAGAAGGCAGCACAGGATCCTAGTAAAGAG GAATGTCAGGGGGCTCAGAGGGTCAGTCCCCCTCATTCTGACACACTGAAAGACCTCCTGTGTGGCAAGCAGCCCTCAGAAGACACTCCACCCCTAACCCCCCGGCAGTTGCGGGTGGTGTGTGACAACATGCTGCAAGGACTGGGAAGATATCTGCGGTGTTTGGGAGTTGACGTGGTCATGCTGGAGAACACTGATGATCACAGAGTGGCAGCAAAG TTGGCACAGGATGAAGGCCGTGTCATCCTCACATGTGGCCAGCCGTTCCAAACT TTACGTTCCCAGGTGGGTGAAGGTCGCTGCTTGTCCTTAGACTGTTCAGAGAAGGCCAGAGACCAGGCTATTCGAGTCCTAAGACACTTCAATGTCCAGCCTACTCCCAGTGACATATTCAGCCGCTGTCAG